The following coding sequences lie in one Apium graveolens cultivar Ventura chromosome 3, ASM990537v1, whole genome shotgun sequence genomic window:
- the LOC141713168 gene encoding uncharacterized protein LOC141713168 isoform X2: MKLYLTEQNDQGGDLGGILDPEERKRFINFFLMTRIPRQHPVVNWESLPNWEEKQMFKQYYDLDAYHRRKLEKQMKKGFKKAASEEGKIKYRNSYDCLVKTVKIEGFKALSKGFIPTWARLGPLQFVFWVSYEKFRQIAAALGMLSTISTGLAIDAYGPISDNAGGIDEMAGMSHWIRERTDALDAAGNTVAAIGKGIKKTYQRKLHVYKKGKAQMVESRRK; encoded by the exons atGAAGCTTTACTTGACTGAACAAAACGATCAGGGAGGTGATTTAGGTGGAATTTTGGACCCCGAAGAAAGAAAGCGTTTTATAAATTTCTTTTTGATGACTCGTATCCCTCGCCAGCACCCAGTG GTGAACTGGGAAAGCCTGCCCAACTGGGAAGAGAAGCAAATGTTCAAACA ATATTATGACCTTGATGCATATCACAGACGTAAACTTGAGAAGCAAATGAAAAAAGGTTTCAAAAAG GCTGCAAGTGAAGAAGGAAAGATTAAGTATAGAAATTCTTATGATTGTCTTGTGAAGACGGTGAAAATTGAAGGATTTAAAGCACTATCAAAGGGGTTCATTCCAACATGGGCAAGGCTTGGTCCATTGCAGTTTGTGTTCTGGGTTTCCTACGAGAAGTTTAGACAAATTGCCG CTGCACTTGGTATGCTGAGTACAATTTCCACTGGACTGGCTATTGATGCATATGGTCCTATCAGTGACAATGCCGGAGGCATAGATGAGATGGCAGGCATGAGTCACTGGATTCGTGAAAGGACTGATGCCCTTGACGCTGCTGGCAACACTGTTGCTGCCATTGGAAAG GGAATAAAGAAGACTTACCAGAGAAAGCTTCACGTGTATAAAAAGGGAAAGGCCCAGATGGTGGAGTCGAGGAGAAAGTGA
- the LOC141713168 gene encoding uncharacterized protein LOC141713168 isoform X1, producing the protein MKLYLTEQNDQGGDLGGILDPEERKRFINFFLMTRIPRQHPVVNWESLPNWEEKQMFKQFMEDHNTTTFTFKRYYDLDAYHRRKLEKQMKKGFKKAASEEGKIKYRNSYDCLVKTVKIEGFKALSKGFIPTWARLGPLQFVFWVSYEKFRQIAAALGMLSTISTGLAIDAYGPISDNAGGIDEMAGMSHWIRERTDALDAAGNTVAAIGKGIKKTYQRKLHVYKKGKAQMVESRRK; encoded by the exons atGAAGCTTTACTTGACTGAACAAAACGATCAGGGAGGTGATTTAGGTGGAATTTTGGACCCCGAAGAAAGAAAGCGTTTTATAAATTTCTTTTTGATGACTCGTATCCCTCGCCAGCACCCAGTG GTGAACTGGGAAAGCCTGCCCAACTGGGAAGAGAAGCAAATGTTCAAACA ATTCATGGAGGACCATAATACAACAACTTTTACTTTTAAAAG ATATTATGACCTTGATGCATATCACAGACGTAAACTTGAGAAGCAAATGAAAAAAGGTTTCAAAAAG GCTGCAAGTGAAGAAGGAAAGATTAAGTATAGAAATTCTTATGATTGTCTTGTGAAGACGGTGAAAATTGAAGGATTTAAAGCACTATCAAAGGGGTTCATTCCAACATGGGCAAGGCTTGGTCCATTGCAGTTTGTGTTCTGGGTTTCCTACGAGAAGTTTAGACAAATTGCCG CTGCACTTGGTATGCTGAGTACAATTTCCACTGGACTGGCTATTGATGCATATGGTCCTATCAGTGACAATGCCGGAGGCATAGATGAGATGGCAGGCATGAGTCACTGGATTCGTGAAAGGACTGATGCCCTTGACGCTGCTGGCAACACTGTTGCTGCCATTGGAAAG GGAATAAAGAAGACTTACCAGAGAAAGCTTCACGTGTATAAAAAGGGAAAGGCCCAGATGGTGGAGTCGAGGAGAAAGTGA
- the LOC141713168 gene encoding uncharacterized protein LOC141713168 isoform X3, whose protein sequence is MGTQVNWESLPNWEEKQMFKQFMEDHNTTTFTFKRYYDLDAYHRRKLEKQMKKGFKKAASEEGKIKYRNSYDCLVKTVKIEGFKALSKGFIPTWARLGPLQFVFWVSYEKFRQIAAALGMLSTISTGLAIDAYGPISDNAGGIDEMAGMSHWIRERTDALDAAGNTVAAIGKGIKKTYQRKLHVYKKGKAQMVESRRK, encoded by the exons ATGGGTACCCAG GTGAACTGGGAAAGCCTGCCCAACTGGGAAGAGAAGCAAATGTTCAAACA ATTCATGGAGGACCATAATACAACAACTTTTACTTTTAAAAG ATATTATGACCTTGATGCATATCACAGACGTAAACTTGAGAAGCAAATGAAAAAAGGTTTCAAAAAG GCTGCAAGTGAAGAAGGAAAGATTAAGTATAGAAATTCTTATGATTGTCTTGTGAAGACGGTGAAAATTGAAGGATTTAAAGCACTATCAAAGGGGTTCATTCCAACATGGGCAAGGCTTGGTCCATTGCAGTTTGTGTTCTGGGTTTCCTACGAGAAGTTTAGACAAATTGCCG CTGCACTTGGTATGCTGAGTACAATTTCCACTGGACTGGCTATTGATGCATATGGTCCTATCAGTGACAATGCCGGAGGCATAGATGAGATGGCAGGCATGAGTCACTGGATTCGTGAAAGGACTGATGCCCTTGACGCTGCTGGCAACACTGTTGCTGCCATTGGAAAG GGAATAAAGAAGACTTACCAGAGAAAGCTTCACGTGTATAAAAAGGGAAAGGCCCAGATGGTGGAGTCGAGGAGAAAGTGA
- the LOC141713168 gene encoding uncharacterized protein LOC141713168 isoform X4 has protein sequence MFKQFMEDHNTTTFTFKRYYDLDAYHRRKLEKQMKKGFKKAASEEGKIKYRNSYDCLVKTVKIEGFKALSKGFIPTWARLGPLQFVFWVSYEKFRQIAAALGMLSTISTGLAIDAYGPISDNAGGIDEMAGMSHWIRERTDALDAAGNTVAAIGKGIKKTYQRKLHVYKKGKAQMVESRRK, from the exons ATGTTCAAACA ATTCATGGAGGACCATAATACAACAACTTTTACTTTTAAAAG ATATTATGACCTTGATGCATATCACAGACGTAAACTTGAGAAGCAAATGAAAAAAGGTTTCAAAAAG GCTGCAAGTGAAGAAGGAAAGATTAAGTATAGAAATTCTTATGATTGTCTTGTGAAGACGGTGAAAATTGAAGGATTTAAAGCACTATCAAAGGGGTTCATTCCAACATGGGCAAGGCTTGGTCCATTGCAGTTTGTGTTCTGGGTTTCCTACGAGAAGTTTAGACAAATTGCCG CTGCACTTGGTATGCTGAGTACAATTTCCACTGGACTGGCTATTGATGCATATGGTCCTATCAGTGACAATGCCGGAGGCATAGATGAGATGGCAGGCATGAGTCACTGGATTCGTGAAAGGACTGATGCCCTTGACGCTGCTGGCAACACTGTTGCTGCCATTGGAAAG GGAATAAAGAAGACTTACCAGAGAAAGCTTCACGTGTATAAAAAGGGAAAGGCCCAGATGGTGGAGTCGAGGAGAAAGTGA